GCATGGTGATGATCCTTTTGGCGTACAGGGCTGCTCTACTGAGCCACACTATCCATTTGGCTTGCCGCTTGAAAAGTGGGCGCCTGACTGGTTTATGCCAACGGGAGACTGCGGATATGACAGCCCTATGGTGCCTGATGGCGTGGTGCTAAGTGATTTGCAAAAGAGCATAGTTGATCTTTATGCGGACGGCTGGTATCTTGTGCCATCATCTAAATTTATGTCGATGGCTGATTGTACGCTGCTCGGATTTGGTGTTTGTTTTGTAGTGCTTGCACTTATGCTCGTTTCAAAGCTTTTATCCTTTTTAAAATGAATTTAGTTAGCCCAAATTTGGGCTAACTTAGGATATACTGCGAGTATGGGTATTAATTTAAAATCACAAAATATTAAAATCTATGCCATCATCTTGCTTGCTAGCCTTTTTGTAATACTTCTTGGGCTAAATATTTACAGCAATGCAAAAGAGAAAATCATAGAGCTATCTGATAAAAATAACATAGCAGTTAGCAAAAATATCGTAAATAACTTTCAAATTTGGCTTGATGAGCGTATAAATTCACTCATTCGTGCGTCAAAATTTATACAAAATGCAGACATTGTAGATGACGATGAAAAGATAGCTAGCTTTATAAAGCTCTTTAAACAAAACGCAAAAGAATTTGATCTAATGCAGCTTTTAAGGGATGATGGAGAAATTTTTGTAGATGGAGAGAAAATTTTAGAAGAAGTTATGCCAAAAAGTGAAAGAGCAGGGCTTATCTGGTATGTGGAGACAAAAAATACAAATGCCCCAAGCGTAAATTTCATGCAAAAACATAAAATTTTAAAAGGCTCAACTCTAAATTTATGCGTTCCAGTCACAAAACAAGCGGAATTTAAAGCAGCACTTTGTGGCGTCGTGCGTATAGAAAATATCTTTAACAGCATTAAAAATTTTAGCCTTGCGCCAAATTCTTACTCATTTTTAGTGACTCATAGCGGTGAAATTTTAACATCGATACCTGATCTTGCTTTAAAAAAAGAGATCGAGGAGAAATTTAAAGAGTTGTTTTTAAAAGATGAAGACATTACAAGCTTAAAAATAGGACAAAATTTAATCCAAGTAGCTGAGATACCAACGATAAATTGGTTTATAGGAGCTGGCACAAATAATGAAGAGGAAATTTCAGCTTTAACAAAAGAAGCTTTAAAAAATGCTCTAAGCTTGCTCTTTGCCTTCGTTGCGCTTACATTTTTAGCAAATATTCTTCATAATTTTATGTATAACAAGATAAAAAAGATACAAGATGAGTATGAGACATTGCTAACTCATAGAGCCAAAATGAGTGAGGCTGGCGAGCTAATAAGTGGTATCAATCATCAATTCATTCAGCCAGTAAATTCGCTAAAACTA
The Campylobacter concisus genome window above contains:
- a CDS encoding sensor histidine kinase; the encoded protein is MGINLKSQNIKIYAIILLASLFVILLGLNIYSNAKEKIIELSDKNNIAVSKNIVNNFQIWLDERINSLIRASKFIQNADIVDDDEKIASFIKLFKQNAKEFDLMQLLRDDGEIFVDGEKILEEVMPKSERAGLIWYVETKNTNAPSVNFMQKHKILKGSTLNLCVPVTKQAEFKAALCGVVRIENIFNSIKNFSLAPNSYSFLVTHSGEILTSIPDLALKKEIEEKFKELFLKDEDITSLKIGQNLIQVAEIPTINWFIGAGTNNEEEISALTKEALKNALSLLFAFVALTFLANILHNFMYNKIKKIQDEYETLLTHRAKMSEAGELISGINHQFIQPVNSLKLMLSSCIMLKKEGKLSDEELINLLKKGQSSVKLLSSTIEIFRNFYKSAENVSEFEVQTSVKNLITLMHTELSRANVSVKFSGFNEQKVCQIENIIQQILLILIHNAKDSLVESYKDEPLKRIIEIKFRSFEDKCYIGVYDNGNGVSEQMSEKIFTWLNTTKKQGNGIGLYFAKKLAQEKLNGDVRLVNNVRPTVFELSFDINLKD
- the dsbI gene encoding protein-disulfide oxidoreductase DsbI translates to MSFFKKMAKFQDSRTSWAILVFVSVALVVIAHSLFQNYAYMPPCEQCVYIRFAFLCMALGGVIAMINPKNLLFALIGYVFAFWGAVQGIMYSVKLAKIHDAVHGDDPFGVQGCSTEPHYPFGLPLEKWAPDWFMPTGDCGYDSPMVPDGVVLSDLQKSIVDLYADGWYLVPSSKFMSMADCTLLGFGVCFVVLALMLVSKLLSFLK